A genomic region of Saccopteryx bilineata isolate mSacBil1 chromosome 1, mSacBil1_pri_phased_curated, whole genome shotgun sequence contains the following coding sequences:
- the CLDN25 gene encoding LOW QUALITY PROTEIN: putative claudin-25 (The sequence of the model RefSeq protein was modified relative to this genomic sequence to represent the inferred CDS: inserted 4 bases in 3 codons; deleted 2 bases in 1 codon; substituted 5 bases at 5 genomic stop codons), which yields MAWSLHRKAQLGGLLLSLLGWVCSCVTTTLPQWKTLNLDLNEKETWILGLWEAXKEEVASVCQAFESFLSLPQELQVASEPPIIMVASHGXGLLGLLLSGFGSKCCQLHEIRXVFKRWLCILGGTLEASASATALFLVSWVAXLTIQDFWDDSIPEIVPRXKFGDALXLGXAASVFLALGGLLLICLACLGKDMPCPQLAGPTAXPSYAPAEKSGDSFYLIPSSKNLLI from the exons ATGGCCTGGAGTTTGCACAGGAAAGCACAGCTTGGTGGactgctcctttctctccttgGCTGGGTCTGCTCATGTGTCACCACCACACTGCCCCAGTGGAAGACGCTCAATCTGGATCTGAATGAAAAAGAGACCTGGATCTTGGGCCTCTGGGAGGC CAAGGAGGAAGTGGCTTCTGTGTGCCAGGCCTTTGAGTCCTTCTTGTCTCTACCCCAGGAGCTCCAGGTGGCCTCC GAGCCTCCCATCATCATGGTGGCCTCCCATG TGGGGTTATTGGGGCTCCTGCTCTCTGGCTTTGGATCCAAATGCTGTCAGCTTCACGAGATCAGATGAGTATTTAAGAGGTGGCTTTGCATCCTAGGAGGTACTTTGGAGGCATCAGCTTCAGCCACTGCCCTCTTTCTAGTCTCCTGGGTGGCCTAACTCACAATCCAAGACTTCTGGGATGACAGCATCCCTGAGATTGTGCCTCGATGAAAATTTGGAGATGCCCTCTAGCTAGGCTAGGCTGCTAGTGTTTTCCTGGCTCTTGGTGGGTTACTCCTCATCTGCTTGGCCTGCCTTGGAAAAGACATGCCCTGCCCTCAGCTGGCTGGTCCTACCG TGCCATCATATGCTCCTGCAGAAAAGTCCGGTGACTCCTTCTATCTAATACCAAGTTCCAAGAACCTGCTCATCTAG